The following are encoded in a window of Amycolatopsis lexingtonensis genomic DNA:
- the narH gene encoding nitrate reductase subunit beta, whose protein sequence is MRVMAQMAMVMNLDKCIGCHTCSVTCKQAWTNRSGVEYVWFNNVETRPGQGYPRTYEDQERWRGGWTLGRRGRLKLKGGGRLRKLLTIFSNPKLPSIDDYYEPWTYDYENLTTAPQQEHTPVARPKSLISGKDMKISWSANWDDDLGGAPEHGAKDPLLKNIADKVKFEFEQTFMFYLPRICEHCLNPSCAASCPSGAIYKRSEDGIVLVDQDRCRGWRMCVSGCPYKKVYFNHRTGKAEKCTFCFPRIEVGLPTVCAETCVGRLRYIGLVLYDADKVLEAASTPDEHDLCEAQREVLLDPEDPRVQREAERAGIPRDWIEAARRSPIHALINTYRVALPLHPEYRTMPMVWYIPPLSPVVDIVRDTGHDAEDHGNLFAAIDALRIPVEYLAELFTAGDVEPVNAVLRRLAAMRCYMRDINLGREPQESIAEKVGMTGEQLYDMYRLLALAKYDERYVIPPAHAEQAHGLEELATECSLDYEGGPGMTGSGPFGESSGGPSPIAVENFRMLRDRQTTDTVAAPVDKGSRVNLLNWDGKGQPDGLFPPRDRPGGGDPAGEGEPKP, encoded by the coding sequence ATGCGCGTCATGGCCCAGATGGCGATGGTGATGAACCTCGACAAGTGCATCGGCTGCCACACCTGCTCGGTCACCTGCAAGCAGGCCTGGACCAACCGCTCGGGTGTCGAATACGTGTGGTTCAACAACGTCGAAACCCGGCCCGGGCAAGGGTATCCGCGAACCTACGAGGACCAGGAACGCTGGCGCGGCGGCTGGACGCTGGGCCGCCGGGGCCGATTGAAGCTCAAGGGCGGCGGCCGGCTGCGCAAGCTGCTGACCATCTTCAGCAACCCCAAGCTGCCCTCGATCGACGACTACTACGAACCGTGGACCTACGACTACGAGAACCTCACCACCGCGCCGCAGCAGGAGCACACCCCGGTCGCCCGGCCGAAGTCGCTGATTTCCGGCAAGGACATGAAGATCTCCTGGTCGGCCAACTGGGACGACGACCTCGGCGGCGCCCCCGAGCACGGCGCCAAGGACCCACTGCTGAAGAACATCGCCGACAAGGTGAAGTTCGAGTTCGAGCAGACCTTCATGTTCTACCTGCCGCGGATCTGCGAACACTGCCTCAACCCCTCCTGTGCCGCGTCCTGCCCCTCGGGTGCGATCTACAAGCGCAGCGAGGACGGCATCGTGCTGGTCGACCAGGACCGCTGCCGCGGCTGGCGGATGTGCGTGTCCGGCTGCCCGTACAAGAAGGTCTACTTCAACCACCGCACCGGCAAGGCCGAGAAGTGCACGTTCTGCTTCCCCCGCATCGAGGTCGGCCTGCCGACGGTCTGCGCGGAGACGTGCGTGGGCCGGCTGCGCTACATCGGCCTCGTGCTCTACGACGCCGACAAGGTTCTCGAAGCGGCGTCCACCCCGGACGAACACGACCTCTGCGAAGCCCAGCGCGAGGTCCTGCTCGACCCGGAAGACCCGCGGGTGCAACGCGAAGCCGAACGCGCGGGCATCCCGCGGGACTGGATCGAGGCCGCCCGCCGGTCCCCGATCCACGCGCTCATCAACACCTACCGGGTGGCGCTGCCGCTGCACCCGGAATACCGCACCATGCCGATGGTCTGGTACATCCCGCCGCTGTCGCCGGTCGTGGACATCGTGCGCGACACCGGCCACGACGCGGAGGACCACGGCAACCTGTTCGCCGCGATCGACGCGCTGCGCATCCCGGTGGAGTACCTCGCCGAGCTGTTCACCGCGGGTGACGTCGAGCCGGTCAACGCGGTGCTGCGGCGGTTGGCTGCGATGCGCTGCTACATGCGCGACATCAACCTCGGCCGGGAACCGCAGGAGTCCATCGCCGAGAAGGTCGGCATGACCGGTGAACAGCTCTACGACATGTACCGGCTGCTGGCGCTGGCCAAGTACGACGAGCGCTACGTCATCCCGCCCGCCCACGCCGAGCAGGCCCACGGCCTCGAGGAACTCGCCACCGAATGCAGCCTCGACTACGAAGGCGGCCCGGGCATGACCGGCTCCGGCCCGTTCGGCGAAAGCTCCGGCGGACCGTCGCCGATCGCGGTGGAGAACTTCCGCATGCTGCGCGACCGCCAGACCACCGACACCGTCGCCGCGCCCGTGGACAAGGGCAGCCGCGTCAACCTCCTGAACTGGGACGGCAAGGGACAGCCCGACGGGCTCTTCCCGCCCCGCGACCGCCCCGGCGGCGGGGATCCCGCGGGGGAGGGGGAGCCGAAGCCATGA
- the narI gene encoding respiratory nitrate reductase subunit gamma, whose product MTTQLLAEAADAPLSALDILLWVAVPYVSIAVFVVGHYWRYRYDKFGWTTRSSQLYERRLLRLGSPLFHFGILLVALGHVGGLLIPKSWTEALGVSETAYHAMAVTLGVLAGFCTLAGAAILVYRRRTVGPVFSATTRNDKVMYVLLVGTILLGLGTTVLGNLTGHPHDYRETVAPWFRSIFAFQPKTSLMLEAPLGFQLHVLAAWALFAFWPFSRLVHVFSMPLGYLTRPYIVYRSRDAQLGNRKPHRGWESAK is encoded by the coding sequence ATGACCACGCAGCTCCTCGCCGAAGCCGCCGACGCGCCGCTCAGCGCACTGGACATTCTGCTGTGGGTGGCGGTGCCGTACGTGTCCATCGCGGTGTTCGTCGTCGGCCACTACTGGCGCTACCGCTACGACAAGTTCGGCTGGACCACCCGCTCCTCGCAGCTCTACGAGCGCCGGCTGCTGCGCCTGGGCAGCCCGCTGTTCCACTTCGGCATCCTGCTCGTCGCCCTCGGCCACGTCGGCGGCCTGCTGATCCCGAAGTCCTGGACCGAAGCCCTCGGTGTCAGCGAGACCGCCTACCACGCGATGGCCGTGACGCTCGGCGTGCTCGCCGGGTTCTGCACCCTCGCCGGCGCGGCGATCCTCGTCTACCGCCGCCGCACGGTCGGGCCGGTCTTCTCCGCCACCACCCGCAACGACAAGGTCATGTACGTCCTGCTGGTCGGCACCATCCTGCTCGGGCTCGGCACCACCGTACTGGGCAACCTCACCGGCCACCCGCACGACTACCGCGAAACCGTCGCCCCCTGGTTCCGGTCGATCTTCGCCTTCCAACCGAAGACATCGCTGATGCTCGAAGCTCCGCTCGGGTTCCAGCTGCACGTCCTGGCCGCCTGGGCGCTGTTCGCGTTCTGGCCGTTCAGCCGCCTCGTGCACGTGTTCTCGATGCCGCTGGGCTACCTCACCCGCCCCTACATCGTCTACCGCAGCCGCGACGCCCAGCTCGGTAACCGCAAACCCCACCGTGGCTGGGAAAGCGCCAAATGA
- the narJ gene encoding nitrate reductase molybdenum cofactor assembly chaperone: MTVTDTGRATAWQVQSLLLSYPDELLLERIPLLRAASATLPAPLGEPLAAFLDHVAATPLTELAADYVATFDHRKRFSPYLTYFAYGDTRKRGMALLRFKHAYRAAGLELDDGELPDHLAVVLEFAAAGQAKTGLRLLTEHRAGLELMRLGLRETGSPWAHVLESVSATLPPLSGREHDAVARLAAEGPPEEEVGLAPFAPPEYMPDPEGARR; this comes from the coding sequence ATGACCGTCACCGACACCGGCCGCGCGACGGCCTGGCAGGTCCAGTCGCTGCTACTGAGCTACCCCGACGAGCTGCTGCTCGAGCGCATCCCGCTCCTGCGGGCCGCGTCCGCGACCTTGCCCGCTCCGCTCGGCGAGCCGCTGGCGGCCTTCCTCGACCACGTGGCGGCCACCCCGCTCACCGAGCTCGCGGCCGACTACGTGGCGACGTTCGACCACCGCAAACGCTTCAGCCCCTACCTCACCTACTTCGCCTACGGAGACACCCGTAAACGCGGCATGGCCCTGCTGCGGTTCAAGCACGCGTACCGCGCTGCCGGGCTGGAGCTGGACGACGGCGAACTGCCCGACCACCTCGCCGTCGTCCTCGAGTTCGCCGCCGCCGGGCAGGCCAAGACCGGTCTGCGGCTGCTGACCGAACACCGCGCCGGGCTCGAGCTGATGCGGCTGGGCCTGCGCGAAACCGGCTCACCGTGGGCGCACGTGCTGGAATCCGTTTCCGCCACCCTGCCCCCGCTGAGCGGCCGCGAGCACGACGCCGTCGCCCGCCTGGCCGCCGAAGGGCCTCCCGAAGAAGAAGTCGGCCTGGCGCCCTTCGCCCCGCCCGAGTACATGCCCGACCCCGAAGGAGCCCGCCGATGA